The proteins below are encoded in one region of Oncorhynchus tshawytscha isolate Ot180627B linkage group LG04, Otsh_v2.0, whole genome shotgun sequence:
- the LOC112246653 gene encoding kinetochore protein NDC80 homolog has product MERSRMNRASSSRLSELPQRVESNRMSMVYATPQSKQSFGKLNIPKPQSVTSERRTSFFGSRTSGAGMARNSAFGAFGGAEKMKDPRPLHDKAYVQQCIRQLCEFLSEKGFPGSMSVKSLQSPSTKEFLKIFEFIYCLLDPTFQMPTSKVEEEVPRILKDLGYPFVLSKSSMYSVGAPHTWPQVLGAVVWLIDTVKVFCCMSDQDLLFADFSDGSTEIEDGVEFNKLFLDYTAETYNKFMQGADTFDEEDADYLAKLKRLYNVDEGLLASMEEKYRILSGEVERLEKESQTDRLMVKRTEKVKLQTDLQKLQSYRSNLESFKANLENKASGLAEELEASGLQVETLKQEESRLQHILSTQKFTPADIERINWEKRELQQTINSLSKSLEQAEQHMWNEEIALAKAKETAEVKLAEYHKLARKLKLIPVSAENACGHDFEIRTSTEYGPSTMVQCRTQIQQLLRKLITDVDEECSRLTDMKLSLEESIEQVNSNISDKANDLKQLREQIRRLDEQLEQDMQDIAHEEQKWSAEMESVETHRKLLEKKVTLGYDESVEQLKAAQQQYHLVLQETNEERRTVVNNLASVLTTAANHLSIVEKFLEDQHKRVDRVYVEAFREDEVDIQKMKDIMESFIAKVNSM; this is encoded by the exons ATCCAGGATGAACCGAGCATCCAGCAGTAGGCTCTCTGAGCTCCCTCAAAGAGTTGAAAGCAACAGAATGAGCATGGTTTATGCAACACCCCAGAG CAAACAATCCTTCGGAAAGTTGAACATTCCTAAACCCCAGTCTGTCACATCCGAGAGAAGAACCAGCTTTTTTGGTAGTCG GACCAGTGGGGCTGGCATGGCTCGCAACAGCGCCTTTGGAGCCTTTGGAGGTGCAGAGAAGATGAAGGATCCCCGGCCCTTACACGATAAGGCCTATGTTCAGCAGTGCATCAGACAGTTGTGTGAG TTTCTGTCAGAGAAGGGCTTTCCGGGTTCAATGTCAGTCAAGTCTCTCCAGTCGCCCTCCACCAAGGAGTTCCTAAAGATCTTTGAGTTCATCTACTGCCTCCTGGACCCCACCTTCCAGATGCCCACCTCCAAAGTGGAGGAAGAGGTCCCCAGGATTCTCAAAGACTTGGG GTATCCATTTGTTCTCTCCAAAAGTTCCATGTACTCTGTGGGGGCACCACATACATGGCCACAGGTCTTGGGGGCTGTTGTCTGGCTCATCGATACTGTGAAG GTCTTTTGCTGTATGAGTGATCAGGACCTGCTCTTTGCTGATTTCTCTGACGGAAGCACTGAGATTGAGGACGGGGTGGAGTTCAACAAG CTCTTTCTGGACTACACCGCTGAAACATACAACAAGTTCATGCAAGGAGCGGATACGTTTGATGAAGAGGATGCAGATTATCTTGCTAAACTAA AGAGACTTTACAACGTTGACGAAGGGCTTCTCGCATCCATGGAGGAGAAGTACAGGATTCTGAGTGGTGAGGTTGAACGACTGGAGAAAGAAAGTCAAACG GACCGATTGATGGTCAAAAGAACGGAGAAAGTCAAACTTCAGACAGACCTGCAGAAGCTGCAGAGTTATCGCAGTAACCTGGAGTCTTTCAAAGCCAACCTGGAGAACAAAGCCTCTGGATTGGCCGAGGAGCTGGAAGCATCGG GACTGCAAGTGGAGACCCTAAAACAGGAGGAGTCCCGGCTCCAACACATCTTGTCCACCCAGAAGTTCACTCCCGCAGACATTGAGAGGATCAACTGGGAGAAGAGGGAGCTGCAGCAGACCATCAACAGCCTGAGCAAGAGCCTGGAGCAGGCCGAGCAGCACATGTGGAACGAGGAGATCGCTCTGGCCAAGGCCAAGGAGACG GCCGAAGTGAAGCTGGCCGAGTACCACAAGCTTGCCCGCAAACTGAAGCTCATCCCTGTGTCTGCCGAGAACGCATGCGGCCACGACTTTGAGATCAGGACCTCCACAGAATACGGACCGTCCACCATGGTTCAATGCAGAACACAGATTCAA CAACTACTGAGGAAACTGATCACTGATGTGGACGAGGAGTGTAGTCGACTGACAGACATGAAACTAAGCCTGGAGGAGTCGATAGAACAG GTGAATTCCAATATTTCAGATAAAGCGAATGACTTGAAACAACTGAGAGAGCAAATCCGTAGGCTCGACGAGCAGCTCGAACAAGACATGCAG GACATTGCCCATGAGGAGCAGAAGTGGTCTGCTGAGATGGAGTCTGTGGAGACCCACCGCAAGCTGCTGGAGAAGAAGGTGACCCTGGGCTATGATGAGTCTGTGGAGCAGCTGAAAGCTGCACAACAACA GTACCATCTTGTCCTGCAAGAAACCAATGAGGAGCGGCGGACTGTGGTTAACAACCTTGCCAGTGTGTTAACCACGGCTGCCAACCACCTGTCCATTGTAGAG AAATTCTTAGAGGATCAACACAAGCGAGTAGACAGGGTGTACGTGGAAGCTTTCCGGGAGGACGAGGTGGACATTCAGAAGATGAAGGACATTATGGAGAGCTTCATCGCTAAAGTAAATAGCATGTAG